The Thermosynechococcus sp. genome has a segment encoding these proteins:
- a CDS encoding zinc-dependent dehydrogenase, with protein sequence MKAQVFRGVNQLSYEEIPIPEIAADEVLVRVRVVGLCQSDIKKIRYPLYEPPRIFGHETAGEIAAVGDAVTGWQVGQRVVVMHHIPCMRCAYCLNENYSMCHVYKTVTTTAGFIPSGGGFAEYVKVPGHIVEHGGLIPIPDHISDEEASFVEPTNCCLKAVKKAGIAPGQTVLITGAGPIGLMFIMLVNLFGARAIATDLLPSRIAKAKEVGAAAAFDARDRDLSAKVQALTQGLGVDVSLLAVPSEKAFCQALECTRKGGKILFFAEFPDEVEIPLNPNILYRREIDLMGSYSSSYRLQSLACDIIFNRRIDVKALVSDRYPLAQLAEAVERAVHPTPQTYKILIYPES encoded by the coding sequence ATGAAAGCCCAAGTGTTCCGAGGGGTCAATCAACTCAGCTACGAAGAGATTCCGATTCCTGAGATTGCTGCCGATGAAGTGCTAGTGCGGGTCAGAGTGGTTGGGTTGTGCCAATCGGACATCAAGAAAATTCGCTATCCCCTCTATGAACCGCCCCGTATTTTTGGCCATGAAACAGCGGGTGAAATTGCCGCAGTGGGCGATGCCGTGACGGGTTGGCAAGTGGGCCAGCGGGTGGTGGTCATGCACCATATCCCCTGTATGCGCTGCGCCTACTGCTTGAACGAAAACTACTCCATGTGTCACGTCTATAAAACAGTAACGACAACCGCAGGCTTTATTCCCAGTGGTGGTGGCTTCGCGGAGTATGTGAAAGTGCCGGGACACATTGTGGAGCATGGGGGACTGATTCCCATTCCCGATCATATTAGCGATGAGGAAGCCAGCTTCGTTGAACCCACCAACTGTTGCCTGAAGGCAGTCAAAAAAGCGGGGATCGCTCCCGGTCAAACAGTCTTGATTACGGGAGCAGGGCCCATTGGCCTGATGTTTATTATGTTGGTGAATCTCTTTGGGGCGCGGGCGATCGCCACCGATCTCCTACCCTCGCGGATAGCTAAAGCCAAGGAAGTAGGGGCTGCTGCCGCCTTTGATGCCCGCGATCGGGATCTCAGTGCCAAGGTGCAGGCCCTCACCCAAGGCTTGGGGGTAGACGTCAGTCTCTTGGCGGTCCCCAGTGAAAAAGCCTTTTGCCAAGCCCTAGAGTGTACGCGCAAGGGGGGCAAAATCCTATTTTTTGCCGAGTTTCCCGATGAAGTGGAGATTCCCCTCAATCCCAATATTCTCTACCGCCGTGAGATTGACCTCATGGGGAGCTATAGCTCCTCCTATCGCTTGCAGTCCCTTGCCTGCGACATTATCTTTAACCGCCGTATTGATGTCAAAGCCCTTGTGAGCGATCGCTATCCCTTGGCGCAACTGGCCGAGGCAGTGGAACGGGCAGTGCATCCCACCCCGCAGACTTACAAAATCCTCATCTATCCAGAGTCCTAA
- a CDS encoding YcjF family protein, which produces MAVAAAIILLLLSGWVNDHPWGWLLILGLGLGYGYWRRSPAAPNVASPQPALDFQLIEKQLADTQSLLQELPPERQASLQATHRQLQQRLDNPMVEVCVLGQSAYALTQVYDAVATLLNCCRVQQQTLATVPQADLVLLTVRGALTASEFEMLRALQAGHYHMLVVWYPETVQERDRVALCLKQQLRDLQIPEKQLVPFTAQAPESFTSRLLDYLSQERANLVLAGTYRRAQQLHQQAQAALNHYRQERATPIIERYQWLAAAATAVNPLPLLDLVMAGGLLVRLTWDLGQIYQRSFGLADAEPLAKELLRLMVQLGAVELGTQSLGQWLKGNSLTYLAGSCLQGATAAYVLRLSGLSLIHYFESAPQAKSLPLVARLQQSLRWAQQQVGRSPLQTLGHSLGLPSA; this is translated from the coding sequence ATGGCTGTTGCTGCCGCCATCATTCTCTTGTTGTTGAGTGGCTGGGTCAATGACCATCCGTGGGGATGGCTACTGATTCTCGGTTTAGGGTTGGGCTATGGGTACTGGCGGCGATCGCCCGCTGCGCCAAACGTAGCTTCCCCTCAACCGGCCTTAGATTTCCAATTAATTGAAAAGCAACTGGCAGACACTCAGAGCCTTTTGCAGGAACTTCCCCCAGAGCGCCAAGCCTCCCTCCAAGCCACCCATCGCCAACTACAACAGCGGTTAGATAACCCAATGGTTGAGGTGTGTGTCCTTGGGCAGTCGGCTTATGCTCTCACTCAGGTGTACGATGCCGTCGCCACACTGCTTAATTGCTGTAGGGTTCAGCAGCAAACCCTGGCAACCGTTCCCCAAGCGGACTTAGTACTTTTGACGGTCAGGGGTGCCCTCACCGCCAGTGAGTTTGAGATGCTGCGGGCCTTGCAGGCAGGACATTATCACATGCTTGTGGTGTGGTACCCAGAAACAGTGCAGGAGCGCGATCGCGTCGCCCTGTGTCTAAAACAGCAATTGCGAGATCTCCAGATCCCTGAAAAGCAACTAGTTCCCTTTACAGCGCAGGCTCCTGAATCGTTTACCTCAAGACTCCTAGACTACCTCAGCCAGGAGCGAGCCAACCTTGTCCTCGCCGGTACCTATCGCCGGGCCCAACAACTCCATCAACAGGCACAAGCTGCCCTCAATCACTATCGCCAAGAACGAGCCACTCCCATCATTGAACGCTACCAATGGCTGGCGGCGGCAGCAACGGCGGTGAATCCCCTCCCCCTTTTGGACCTGGTTATGGCCGGGGGGCTTTTGGTGCGCCTCACCTGGGACTTAGGGCAAATCTACCAACGCTCCTTCGGCTTGGCGGATGCTGAACCCTTGGCTAAGGAGCTGTTGCGGCTAATGGTGCAATTGGGGGCTGTGGAACTGGGCACGCAATCCCTAGGGCAGTGGCTCAAGGGCAATTCCCTCACCTATCTGGCGGGGAGTTGTTTACAGGGGGCAACGGCAGCCTACGTGTTACGTTTGAGTGGTCTGAGCTTGATTCATTACTTTGAGAGCGCTCCCCAAGCAAAATCCCTGCCCTTGGTGGCTCGCTTGCAGCAAAGCCTGCGGTGGGCACAGCAACAGGTGGGACGCTCTCCCCTGCAAACCCTAGGGCACTCTCTTGGTTTGCCGTCGGCCTAG
- a CDS encoding WecB/TagA/CpsF family glycosyltransferase: MDILGTRIDVTTYSQACDLVAEWIGQGQGGYVVAANVHVVMTGVWRSPFQRVVNGAQLVTSDGMPLVWGLRLLGFPHAERVYGPDLMLALCHRAQEKGWRVFLYGSEPPVLERLQRNLRQRFPTLQFAGAYAPPFRALTPEEEASDRQRILDSRADLVFISLGCPKQEEWMARQSPFLPVVLVGVGAAFNFHSGTVAQAPRWMMAIGLEWLFRLLQEPRRLWQRYLMNNPAFVVLFAGQLLRHWLGRRQTKRVP, translated from the coding sequence GTGGACATTTTAGGAACACGGATTGACGTCACTACCTACAGCCAAGCCTGTGATCTGGTGGCTGAATGGATTGGTCAAGGCCAGGGGGGCTATGTGGTGGCTGCCAACGTCCATGTGGTCATGACGGGGGTGTGGCGATCGCCCTTCCAGCGGGTGGTCAATGGCGCCCAACTGGTAACCTCTGACGGTATGCCCTTGGTGTGGGGCCTACGGCTCTTGGGCTTTCCCCATGCCGAACGGGTCTATGGCCCGGATTTAATGCTGGCGTTGTGCCATCGCGCCCAAGAGAAAGGCTGGCGAGTTTTTCTCTACGGTAGTGAACCCCCGGTGTTAGAGCGGCTACAACGGAATCTGCGGCAGCGCTTTCCTACTCTGCAGTTCGCGGGTGCCTACGCGCCCCCCTTTCGTGCTTTGACCCCTGAGGAGGAGGCCAGCGATCGCCAGCGCATCCTTGATAGCCGTGCTGATTTGGTCTTTATCAGCCTTGGTTGTCCAAAGCAGGAGGAGTGGATGGCGCGCCAAAGCCCTTTTCTGCCCGTTGTCTTGGTGGGGGTGGGCGCGGCCTTCAACTTTCACAGTGGCACTGTGGCGCAAGCACCGCGCTGGATGATGGCGATCGGTTTAGAATGGCTCTTTCGCCTCCTGCAGGAACCCCGCCGCCTCTGGCAGCGCTATTTGATGAACAATCCCGCATTTGTTGTGCTTTTTGCGGGGCAACTCCTGCGCCACTGGCTAGGCCGACGGCAAACCAAGAGAGTGCCCTAG
- a CDS encoding J domain-containing protein codes for MNLDECYRILELPQGASLAQVKSAYRRLARRYHPDVNPGDRTAHEKFILLQQAYEKLVRVLPPFRPTPVKSEPQTRAPQTPPPLSAFDIELKQASYRQLQEFLKYRCYQRAISLVEGLASRLPQDAEVRQWQAVTYQCWARQLIRDRQPQAAREYLHRALKADPDNRSVWQEVEKDFRTLDRLYGKAI; via the coding sequence ATGAATTTAGACGAGTGTTATCGCATTCTGGAGTTACCCCAAGGAGCATCCTTAGCCCAAGTCAAATCCGCATACCGGCGGCTAGCACGACGCTATCATCCCGATGTCAACCCCGGCGATCGCACGGCCCATGAGAAGTTCATTCTCCTCCAACAGGCCTATGAAAAACTCGTGCGGGTGCTGCCCCCCTTTCGCCCTACCCCCGTCAAATCAGAACCGCAAACTCGCGCGCCACAAACACCACCACCTCTCTCTGCCTTTGACATTGAACTGAAACAGGCCAGCTACCGCCAACTTCAGGAATTCCTCAAATATCGCTGCTATCAACGTGCCATCTCCCTTGTGGAAGGGTTGGCCAGTCGACTGCCCCAAGATGCCGAAGTACGGCAGTGGCAAGCCGTCACCTATCAGTGCTGGGCGCGGCAACTCATTCGCGATCGCCAACCCCAAGCGGCACGGGAATACTTGCACCGAGCTCTAAAAGCAGATCCGGATAACCGTAGCGTTTGGCAAGAAGTCGAAAAGGACTTTCGTACCCTTGATCGCCTCTACGGCAAAGCAATCTAA
- a CDS encoding DUF3288 family protein — translation MTNSQNLQHPREAQDRLVLERLRQEGISDYNLAELGRLLIRYDGFPGAETNKKLMAELLEKWQLTQEELFERTRAIHARGGVYKVGSNKQEDWT, via the coding sequence ATGACCAACTCCCAGAACCTACAACATCCTCGCGAAGCTCAAGATCGGTTAGTCCTCGAGCGTCTGCGGCAAGAGGGCATCAGTGACTACAACTTAGCGGAATTGGGGCGATTGCTGATTCGCTACGATGGCTTCCCCGGGGCCGAGACAAATAAGAAATTGATGGCAGAGCTGCTAGAAAAATGGCAACTTACGCAGGAAGAACTCTTTGAGCGTACCCGTGCCATCCACGCTCGCGGTGGCGTTTACAAGGTGGGCAGCAATAAACAGGAGGATTGGACTTAG
- the dprA gene encoding DNA-processing protein DprA — translation MVPPDAAYWYSWSQVPGLGPVLLKRLWQHFGDLKTAWQAPIAAIGQVEGIGPKLQGAIAQYRQQCQPLTLYEHHCRLNPHHWVLSDPRYPPLLREIPDPPPLLYYGGNRILEILSQPTPTVAIVGTRDPSEYAERWAHKLGYALARAGLIVVSGLAAGIDGAAHRGCLDAGGATLAVLATGVDMIYPPENRSLYYQIAERGGLLSEYPRGVGVDRPHFPRRNRIIAGLCRAVIIAEAPYKSGALITARYAAEYGRDVYVLPGHLDNHRARGALSLVNQGAHIILGEEALLEQLLGHIPPLDPPTPFSAPSLPQQQILAAIQQLSQGSDSVAFDDIVQRVSLDTGVIMAELIHLELMGCVEQQPGNRYRRIGC, via the coding sequence TTGGTTCCCCCTGATGCTGCCTACTGGTATAGTTGGTCACAGGTACCTGGCCTGGGTCCGGTATTACTCAAGCGCCTCTGGCAGCACTTTGGGGATTTGAAAACCGCTTGGCAAGCGCCCATAGCAGCTATTGGACAAGTAGAGGGGATTGGTCCTAAACTCCAAGGGGCGATCGCCCAGTATCGGCAGCAGTGCCAACCCCTAACCCTCTACGAACACCATTGCCGGCTAAATCCCCACCATTGGGTGCTGAGCGACCCCCGTTATCCACCGTTGTTGCGGGAAATTCCTGATCCACCACCCCTGCTTTACTATGGTGGTAACCGTATTTTAGAAATTCTCAGTCAACCCACACCCACCGTTGCCATTGTCGGTACCCGTGATCCTTCAGAATATGCCGAACGGTGGGCGCACAAGTTGGGGTATGCGCTTGCGCGGGCTGGCTTGATTGTTGTTTCGGGCCTGGCTGCAGGCATTGACGGTGCAGCCCATCGCGGCTGTTTAGACGCGGGCGGTGCCACACTGGCGGTGTTGGCAACGGGTGTGGATATGATCTACCCTCCGGAAAATCGTTCCCTGTACTATCAGATTGCTGAACGCGGGGGATTGTTGAGCGAGTACCCTAGGGGTGTGGGTGTTGATCGCCCCCACTTTCCCCGCCGCAACCGCATCATTGCCGGCCTGTGCCGGGCGGTGATTATTGCAGAGGCTCCCTACAAATCCGGTGCTCTGATTACTGCTCGCTATGCTGCCGAGTATGGTCGCGATGTCTACGTGCTGCCGGGGCATCTGGATAACCACCGTGCCAGGGGTGCCCTTAGTTTAGTGAATCAGGGGGCACACATTATTTTGGGAGAAGAAGCTCTCCTTGAACAATTATTAGGGCATATACCCCCCCTTGATCCTCCGACACCCTTCTCAGCGCCCTCACTCCCGCAGCAACAGATTTTGGCGGCGATACAACAGCTGAGCCAAGGCAGTGATAGTGTTGCCTTCGATGACATTGTGCAGCGAGTGTCCTTGGACACGGGGGTAATCATGGCAGAATTAATCCACCTAGAGCTAATGGGCTGCGTAGAGCAGCAGCCAGGGAATCGCTATCGCAGAATTGGCTGTTAA
- a CDS encoding NAD(P)H-quinone oxidoreductase subunit J, which yields MSDTPAAPIVEAGPVGRLLQSQNLSVESLGRDASGVEMIKVDRDRLLAVCQALYADGFNYLRCQAAYDSGPGQDLVSTYHLVKLSDNADRPPEVCIKVFVPRDDARVPSVYWIWKTADWQERESYDMFGIVYEGHPNLKRILMPEDWVGWPLRKDYITPDFYELQEAY from the coding sequence ATGAGTGACACCCCCGCAGCCCCCATTGTTGAAGCTGGCCCTGTGGGCCGCCTCCTCCAGTCTCAAAACCTGAGTGTGGAATCCCTCGGTAGGGATGCCTCTGGCGTAGAAATGATTAAAGTCGATCGCGATCGCCTGCTGGCGGTGTGCCAAGCCCTCTATGCCGATGGCTTCAACTACTTGCGCTGCCAAGCCGCCTATGACTCGGGTCCCGGCCAAGACTTGGTGAGCACCTACCACCTGGTTAAACTCAGTGATAATGCCGATCGTCCCCCAGAGGTATGCATTAAAGTCTTTGTGCCGCGGGATGATGCCCGTGTGCCGTCGGTCTATTGGATTTGGAAAACCGCCGACTGGCAAGAGCGCGAGTCCTACGATATGTTTGGCATTGTCTATGAGGGGCACCCAAACTTAAAGCGCATCCTCATGCCCGAGGATTGGGTGGGTTGGCCATTGCGCAAAGACTACATCACCCCTGACTTCTACGAATTGCAGGAAGCCTACTAA
- the ndhC gene encoding photosynthetic/respiratory NAD(P)H-quinone oxidoreductase subunit C: MFVLSGYEYFLGFLIICGLVPVLALGLSALLRPKSGRMIRLTTYESGMEPIGGAWIQFNVRYYMFALVFVIFDVETVFLYPWAVAFHQLGLLAFIEALIFIAILIVALVYAWRKRALEWS; encoded by the coding sequence GTGTTTGTTCTCAGTGGTTACGAGTATTTTCTCGGCTTTTTGATTATCTGTGGTCTGGTACCTGTCCTTGCTTTGGGTCTTTCCGCCCTATTGCGTCCCAAATCGGGGCGGATGATCCGCTTGACCACCTACGAATCGGGGATGGAACCCATTGGTGGCGCCTGGATTCAGTTCAATGTGCGCTACTACATGTTTGCCCTCGTCTTTGTCATTTTTGATGTGGAGACGGTCTTTTTGTATCCCTGGGCAGTGGCCTTCCATCAGTTGGGATTGCTGGCCTTCATTGAAGCTTTGATTTTCATTGCCATTCTGATCGTGGCTCTAGTTTATGCATGGCGCAAACGTGCCCTCGAATGGTCCTGA
- a CDS encoding carbohydrate kinase has product MSQPTVLCAGEVLFDCLEIPPDPPQCFLGGAPANVACGLVKLGVSAAFLGAVGEDALGERACAELATLGVNIEAVERVAGLPTRQVRVQLVGGDRRFVGFAPAGTSVFADMQFSGQQVSPALLTGARFFVTGTLGLASEPTATTIEHLVQQLRQKGALILIDANWRPIFWPDPRVAPERICPFLAQAHFLKLAKEEAELFFSDSDPQVVYRALWGRAPDHGVVITNGDQAIRYFWHENQGELEPPSMSVVDTTGAGDGFVAGWIAQLLQGTPDTYRDPQWQAACLEFATVVGALVTTKRGAIAGQPTLAEVRQWFGDHPQRKIRTHSTA; this is encoded by the coding sequence ATGTCCCAACCAACTGTCCTCTGCGCTGGCGAAGTTCTCTTTGATTGTTTAGAAATCCCCCCCGATCCCCCCCAATGTTTTCTGGGGGGTGCCCCGGCCAATGTGGCCTGTGGTTTAGTGAAGTTGGGAGTGAGTGCGGCTTTTTTAGGGGCTGTGGGGGAGGATGCCTTGGGGGAGCGAGCCTGTGCCGAATTGGCCACCTTGGGCGTCAATATCGAAGCGGTTGAGCGGGTAGCTGGGCTGCCGACGCGGCAAGTGCGGGTGCAGCTGGTGGGGGGCGATCGCCGGTTTGTCGGGTTTGCACCAGCGGGAACCTCTGTCTTTGCGGATATGCAGTTCTCTGGCCAGCAGGTCTCCCCAGCGTTACTGACTGGGGCACGCTTTTTTGTCACCGGGACCCTCGGACTCGCCAGTGAACCCACCGCCACCACCATTGAACATCTGGTGCAACAACTGCGGCAAAAAGGTGCCTTGATTCTCATTGATGCCAATTGGCGACCGATCTTTTGGCCTGATCCAAGGGTTGCTCCTGAGCGCATTTGTCCTTTTCTGGCCCAGGCGCATTTTCTGAAACTGGCCAAGGAGGAGGCGGAATTATTTTTCTCTGACAGTGATCCCCAAGTTGTTTATCGTGCGCTTTGGGGGAGGGCGCCCGACCATGGGGTGGTCATTACTAATGGGGATCAAGCGATTCGCTACTTTTGGCACGAAAATCAAGGGGAATTAGAACCCCCCTCGATGTCAGTTGTGGATACCACTGGTGCCGGTGATGGCTTTGTTGCGGGTTGGATTGCCCAGTTATTGCAGGGCACGCCAGACACCTACCGTGACCCCCAATGGCAAGCGGCCTGTTTAGAATTTGCCACGGTGGTGGGGGCGCTAGTGACAACAAAACGGGGAGCGATCGCGGGTCAACCGACCCTGGCTGAGGTTAGGCAATGGTTTGGGGATCATCCTCAGAGAAAAATACGAACGCACTCAACGGCCTAG
- the acsF gene encoding magnesium-protoporphyrin IX monomethyl ester (oxidative) cyclase, with amino-acid sequence MVNTVAKPEFEELRPGIKAPAKETILTPRFYTTDFEAMANMDISENKAELEAILEEFRCDYNRHHFVRDEEFEQSWDHIDGETRQLFIEFLERSCTAEFSGFLLYKELSRKLKDRNPLLAECFALMSRDEARHAGFLNKAMADFNLSLDLGFLTQHRRYTYFEPEFIFYATYLSEKIGYWRYITIYRHLEKHPEHRIYPIFRFFENWCQDENRHGDFFDAVMRAQPQMLDRPRTFWQKIKEIPLSLSGKKWARYFLVCWLPPKLWCRFFLLSVFATMYLNDLQRSKFYAAIGLDAREYDREVIAKTNETAGRVFPVILDVDHPEFYQRLERCVENNAKLTEIAKQNGGFLKKLPLYLSNLWQMIKLFLIPPKEPTPVAVR; translated from the coding sequence ATGGTCAATACCGTCGCTAAACCAGAGTTTGAAGAACTGCGGCCGGGGATCAAAGCCCCTGCCAAGGAAACCATCCTCACGCCCCGCTTCTACACCACCGACTTTGAAGCGATGGCCAACATGGATATTAGTGAAAATAAAGCAGAACTTGAGGCCATCCTTGAGGAATTCCGCTGCGACTACAACCGCCACCACTTTGTGCGGGACGAAGAATTTGAACAGTCTTGGGATCACATTGATGGCGAAACTCGCCAGTTATTCATTGAATTTCTGGAGCGCTCCTGTACAGCCGAATTTTCTGGCTTTCTCCTCTACAAAGAACTCAGCCGCAAGCTCAAGGATCGCAACCCGCTACTGGCGGAGTGCTTTGCCCTTATGTCTCGCGATGAAGCCCGCCACGCTGGCTTCCTCAACAAAGCCATGGCTGACTTTAACCTGTCCTTGGATTTGGGCTTTTTGACCCAGCACCGCCGTTACACCTACTTTGAACCAGAATTCATCTTCTATGCTACCTACCTCTCTGAGAAAATTGGCTACTGGCGCTACATTACGATTTACCGCCATCTGGAGAAGCACCCCGAACATCGCATTTATCCTATCTTCCGCTTCTTTGAGAACTGGTGCCAAGACGAAAACCGCCACGGTGACTTCTTTGATGCCGTGATGCGTGCCCAACCACAAATGCTGGATCGGCCACGCACCTTCTGGCAAAAGATTAAGGAAATTCCCCTCTCCCTCTCTGGCAAGAAATGGGCACGCTACTTCCTGGTCTGCTGGCTACCACCAAAACTGTGGTGCCGCTTCTTCCTGCTGTCGGTCTTTGCCACCATGTACCTCAACGATTTGCAGCGGTCGAAGTTCTATGCTGCTATTGGCTTAGATGCCCGCGAGTACGATCGCGAGGTCATTGCCAAAACCAATGAAACCGCAGGCCGTGTTTTCCCGGTGATTCTCGATGTTGATCATCCGGAATTTTATCAGCGGTTAGAGCGCTGCGTCGAAAACAACGCTAAGCTCACAGAAATTGCCAAGCAAAACGGCGGCTTCCTCAAGAAACTGCCCCTTTATCTGTCAAATCTGTGGCAGATGATCAAGTTATTCTTAATCCCCCCCAAGGAACCGACGCCAGTTGCGGTGCGTTAA
- a CDS encoding Npun_F0494 family protein, whose product MAIAYSPKVLARADRALRCSPFLPPLFQTMQQRSVALLEIAAEAGRQSGFTRSPLPALVAEAELDWLIRVGLLRREVDGQGLTDRYRLTPLGQQLIQNYSQPTWSASWGDRWRNQLSRWWGM is encoded by the coding sequence GTGGCGATCGCCTATTCTCCGAAGGTTTTGGCACGGGCTGATCGTGCCCTGCGCTGTAGTCCCTTTTTGCCGCCCCTGTTTCAAACAATGCAGCAGCGGAGTGTGGCGCTTTTAGAAATTGCTGCAGAGGCGGGTCGCCAATCTGGATTCACGCGATCGCCTTTGCCCGCGCTTGTAGCAGAAGCAGAATTGGACTGGTTGATCCGCGTCGGTTTACTGCGCCGCGAAGTAGATGGCCAAGGCCTCACCGATCGCTACCGCCTCACGCCCCTGGGGCAACAGTTAATTCAAAACTATAGCCAACCCACCTGGTCGGCCTCTTGGGGCGATCGCTGGCGCAATCAACTCAGCCGCTGGTGGGGAATGTAA
- a CDS encoding dienelactone hydrolase family protein, which translates to MVEMTSRWVKVVNGDLLIDAYFAEPVAAGRYPAVIVFQEIFGVNAHIRDVTERIAREGYVAIAPALYQRFAPGFETGYTAADIDLGRQYKNQTKAEELLSDTQATIAYLRGLDKVDGDAIGTIGFCFGGHVAYLVAQLPDIKATASFYGAGITTMTPGGGLPTIEITPKIRGTLYAFFGDRDQSIPMEQVKQIETALRHHGIRHHIFIYPADHGFFCDQRESYDAAAARDAWEQVKELFNTVLRQQS; encoded by the coding sequence ATGGTGGAGATGACCAGTCGTTGGGTCAAGGTCGTCAATGGCGATCTGCTGATTGATGCCTACTTCGCAGAGCCAGTGGCTGCCGGCCGTTATCCAGCAGTGATTGTCTTTCAGGAAATTTTTGGCGTCAATGCCCATATCCGCGATGTGACCGAACGCATTGCCCGCGAAGGCTATGTGGCGATCGCCCCCGCCCTTTACCAACGCTTTGCCCCCGGCTTTGAAACGGGCTACACTGCGGCTGATATTGATTTGGGGCGACAGTACAAAAACCAAACCAAAGCCGAGGAACTCCTCAGTGACACCCAAGCCACCATTGCCTATCTGCGTGGCCTCGACAAGGTGGATGGCGATGCCATTGGTACCATTGGCTTTTGCTTTGGGGGTCATGTGGCCTATCTGGTGGCCCAGTTGCCAGACATTAAAGCCACGGCCTCATTCTACGGTGCTGGGATAACAACTATGACCCCCGGCGGTGGCCTACCCACGATTGAAATCACACCAAAAATTCGCGGCACGCTCTATGCCTTCTTTGGCGATCGCGACCAAAGTATTCCCATGGAGCAGGTGAAACAAATTGAAACGGCGCTGCGCCACCATGGCATTCGTCACCACATCTTCATCTATCCTGCGGATCATGGCTTTTTCTGCGATCAACGGGAGAGCTACGATGCAGCAGCAGCGCGGGATGCCTGGGAACAGGTGAAGGAACTCTTCAACACCGTCCTACGGCAGCAATCGTGA
- a CDS encoding thylakoid membrane photosystem I accumulation factor, which produces MKQVWGWLGLVLLLWGLWTAPSWAGLQDDRYDGNIFALYAGNGSLVPPKVTLEKSRQSDRATLLLFYVNDSRDCKQFASTISQLQGYYGRVTDFIAVDVDALPFGAQFSPNEPGYYYKGRVPQTLIFDRQGQLHQEFIGTVPFETLDDTFREVFDLLPRSQSLELRPRPVNEINVELVPPTPLEGQNPFKGAVQ; this is translated from the coding sequence ATGAAACAGGTTTGGGGCTGGTTAGGACTTGTCCTGCTGTTGTGGGGACTGTGGACAGCGCCGAGTTGGGCAGGGTTACAAGACGATCGCTACGATGGGAATATCTTTGCTCTTTATGCCGGCAATGGCTCCTTGGTGCCACCGAAGGTTACCCTAGAGAAATCGCGCCAGAGCGATCGCGCCACATTGCTGCTGTTTTATGTCAACGATAGTCGCGATTGCAAACAGTTTGCCTCCACCATTTCCCAGTTACAGGGGTACTATGGGCGCGTGACCGATTTTATTGCCGTTGATGTGGATGCCTTGCCCTTTGGGGCGCAGTTCTCCCCCAATGAACCCGGATACTACTACAAAGGCCGCGTGCCGCAAACGCTAATTTTCGATCGCCAAGGGCAATTGCACCAGGAATTTATCGGCACCGTGCCCTTTGAAACCCTCGATGACACCTTTCGCGAAGTCTTTGACCTGCTGCCGCGATCGCAATCTTTGGAACTGCGGCCGCGCCCTGTGAATGAAATCAATGTGGAACTGGTGCCCCCCACACCCCTTGAAGGGCAGAATCCGTTCAAAGGAGCGGTACAGTAA